The DNA window CTCTGCAAACCCCCCCatagacaccctcttctggaggTTGAGTTCATGAAACTGTGTGTGAAAGAGGGAGTGAGTGTAAGCTGGGTTGGGGCTTTCACTAGTGTCTGAGTGGGTGGTAGTTTGCCTAACTGAGGGATCTGGCCCTGGTGGGTTGGGCTGCTGTTGAGTGCATTTTCAAAGCCTTCCATCCTGTGGTTCAGTTAACTGCCCTTCCCTGctgcagaacaaaacaacaacaacaacaactttgaAATACTTTGGTATACATGGGAAGGGTCTGTTTGGAGTGGTGTGGGTAGGGACAATTCAGACATGGGAGTGTCCAGGGACCAGGAATGTCTTTGATGGCCTTTCCTAACGGATCTAGAAGGAGGAATCTCATAGGCTCACTGAGAAGTTATAGAGGGCTGGCTTTGCCATGAACAGGTCTCACTCTTGGGGCTTGGTTTGGGCATTGATAAAATGCAGAATTTGGAGATgatctaaaaaaaatcagtccCAATTATGCTTTTTTGGAAAGAAACAGTACACTGGGGAATTTTAGGACCCCAAGTATTGGGGCTAGAAGGATAAAGGAGAAACGTTGTATTGGAGCCCCCTTTCCAAGGAACAAGAGATCTccttctttgggggtgggggacgcCAGGTGTGAAGTAAATGAACaccattagtcccagcactcaggaggcagaggctggtggatctgtgagtttgaggccagcctggtctacacagtgagttctgttctaccaggtcagcctggtctacacagtgagttctgggccagccagggctacacagtgagacaccatCTAAAGAACACAATTAAAAAACCACCAGAcaggccaggtgatggtggcgcaagcctttaatcccagcacttgggaggcagagccaggcgtatctctgtgagttcaaggccagcctgggctgggctacagagtgagttccaggaaaggctccaaagctacacagagaaaccttgtctcaaaaaaaaaacaaaaaaaaaaacaacaaccaataaacaaacaaacaaaaaacaccagacAAATCAAACTGGGTAGAGTGgacgggggcgggggtgggggggccgCGGCGCATCTAGGAATCTAGGCAGATCCATTTCACTTCTAGGTGAGTTGGGGATGAATATTATATGTGAtcgagggaggaagaagagaagaggagagggaggaagaggggcgttagggagagggaaggaacgGGGTAGGGAGAGAAAAGTGAGGGAGGGTTTTTCTCACATATTTGCCTTGCCTTTGAACCCCTGGTCCGTCCATCTTTGTTCACACGCCACCCTCTCTCTGATCTCTGGGTAGACGTAGCTTCTAGAAGCTCCACAGAGCCACTCTGCTGCAGGAGGTTCAGCCCCTACAGTGCTCAGCGGACGGGAGAGCTGAGGCGGACCTGCTCACGGCCCTCCCGTTTCCTCCTCTCCGCAGGCCTCATTGTGTACCTGGGCATGATGGTGGGAGCCTTCCTGTGGGGAGGCCTGGCTGATCGGCTGGGTCGGAGACAGTGTCTCCTCATCTCGCTCTCAGTCAATAGTGTCTTCGCCTTCTTCTCGTCTTTCGTCCAGGGTTACGGCACTTTCCTCTTCTGTCGCCTCCTCTCTGGGGTTGGGTGAGTGTGTCTGCCCTCAAAGACCCTGCTGCAATGTGTGAATGGAGTGAATggtccccttccccacccccacccccaccttcaggCCAGCTGTGCCTGGCCAGGGCCTGCCTGATAACATGCAGAATACTCTGCCTGGTCCATCCCTGAGTCCTCCAACTTAGCTCTaactctgcttctgaggctgTCTGCACAGAGGTCCAGGGCGCCTCTCCGCCTTGCCCTCTCCCAGCTCAGCCTTTTCCTGCCCTGAGACCTGCTTGCCTGTTTCCTGCCATCCCCAAAATGGTGACTGGTGGCAAGAAGAGCCTGTAGGACATGATGTATGagatggaggtgggggcaggggctgAGGACCCGGAGCACTGGGGTGGGGATTGGGATGGTGGCTGTTTCCTAATGTTAATTTTTGAAATGTGCAGGATTGGGGGCGGGGGCTGAGGACCCGGAGCACTGAGGTGGGGATTGGGATGATGGCTGTTTCCTAATGTTAATTTTTGAAATGTGCAGGATTGGCGGTTCCATCCCCATTGTCTTCTCGTATTTCTCGGAGTTCCTGGCCCAGGAGAAACGGGGGGAACATTTGAGCTGGCTCTGCATGTTCTGGATGATCGGTGGGGTGTATGCAGCTGCAATGGCCTGGGCCATCATTCCCCACTATGGTAAGCAGGGGTCCCCCAGATGCTCCATCCTCCCGGCTCTGCTGTGCTCCCTGTGATGGGagcactcagcttcctgcttctctgcTGACTCTGCGCCTGTCTGCCAGGGTGGAGTTTCCAGATGGGCTCAGCTTACCAGTTCCACAGCTGGAGGGTCTTTGTCCTCGTGTGTGCCTTTCCCTCGGTGTTTGCCATCGGGGCTCTGACCACGCAGCCAGAGAGTCCCCGCTTCTTCCTGGAGGTGAATGGATGGCTTCAGTGGGCTGGGGAGGGGATAAACATGCTGGCTGTGGGGTTGGTACACTCCTGTGACCGCTTCCTCCTTCATGTGCCCataactcggggggggggggggctttatcTGGTTTCCTTTGTCTTCAAATGTGTCTCCAGAGGGGTTTGGGGAGACCGGGAAACCTGCTCATCTTGGGTGGCTTAGGCTTCTGCAGGCCCAAGTTGGGATCCCCCCTTTACATCTCCCTTCCAGCCATACCTGGCTGTGGCAGATTAGGATGTGTCTCCTTCTCTGACCACAGACCTGACCGACATGTCCCTCATCTTaggcttttcctttctgttttactGGAGAAATCCCTAGGAtctatgctggcgtctgttcccctgCAAACCCCCCAACTCTTGCCCGAGTCTGATCGTGCCTTGCTGTACCCCAGCTCGGGCTGATGTATATCCCCAGAGACCAGGGTTGCAGGGAGCTGGGACTCCTTTTGTATTTGGGGATCCTAGAAGCCAGATGGAAGGGGCGGCTTCTGGAACACTGGGTCTGGGAGCCCTGAGTCACATGTTGAGAATTACGTTTGTGGTTCCAGAATGGGAAGCATGACGAGGCCTGGATGGTGCTGAAGCAGGTTCATGACACCAACATGCGAGCCAAGGGCCATCCCGAGCGAGTCTTCTCTGTAAGCTACAGCTCTTCCCACTCACCCCTACAGTCCCCTCTCAGACCCTTTCTGGATGCGCATTTTTACCCTCAGACCACACTGCAGTTGTGGTACTCCCAGGCACATGTCACCCCCTGCCTCCCCATCatgcttctgagagaaagagACGCTTGGAGTGGGCTGGGGAAATAGTGTGTGACAGCTCAGCCCTTCTCTTGCGCCCAGGTAACGCACATTAAAACGATTCATCAGGAGGATGAACTGATTGAGATCCAGTCTGATACAGGGACCTGGTACCAGCGCTGGGGAGTCCGGGCTTTGAGCCTGGGGGGTCAGGTAATGGGGGACTGcgtggtggagagagagaagggagcggGAGAGGGCAGGGAGGGCTGGAGCCCGTGTGGTGGTGAAGGTGAACTGGAGGGAGGTGGAAAGCAaaaagacctggagatctgtgAGTAGAAGTCAGTGTGGCCACCTTTGGCCCTCACTGTGTCCCTTGTAGGTTTGGGGGAATTTCCTCTCCTGCTTCAGTCCGGAGTATCGGCGCATCACTCTAATGATGATGGGTGTATGGTTCACCATGTCGTTCAGGTGAGAAGGCGAATGTGTGGGCTGACGAGCGATGGGACTGGAGGTGAGGGGGCAGATGAGGAGGGGAGACGCTGTCTGTTCACATCCTCTCGATCGATCGATCGATGCTTTCCCCAGGTTCTCTACTTAATGAATTCATCCAACTTGTAATTCAAGCCGACGGGCATCCCATTTTTACCCTGTGCAGACAATGTACTGGGATGAGTAGACATGTCCCAGTCCTTAGAGTTCATATTCTGTCAGGAAGAGATAAAACTAGCTGTTAAATCCATGTTCTGTCAGGAATAGATAAGACTAGCAGTGGTGCCACAGCGAGGTGAGGGCATTGTGTTAGGGGGACACATGGCGCTTGGCGGGTGGGGATCTAAATCCTCAGAGAGAATGGGAATAAGacggggaaggaagaggagatacCTGGGAAGCAGAGTATGATGGGTAGCATAGAAGTCTCCAGAACACAGAAGGGGTGTTGTGAGATGAGGCAGGGGTGGGCACGCCCCTACGCAGGCGGACCCTCTGATGGGCTTCTGGTGTCTTATCTGCCCATCTGACCCCACGCCTTTGATTCTCCAGCTACTACGGTCTGACTGTCTGGTTCCCCGACATGATCCGCCATCTCCAGGCTGTGGACTATGCAGCACGGACCAAAGTGTTCCCCGGGGAGCGCGTAGAGCACGTGACATTTAACTTCACGCTGGAGAACCAGATCCACCGAGGCGGGCAGTACTTCAATGACAAGTATGTGGGGGCTTTTCAACGCCACTCTCCCCCgccccttctacttcctgtcacTGATGAGTCTGAGTCCAAGACAAGGTGGATGGGGCAAAGCCTGTGTGTGCTCGGTGCTGATGATCTCTCTACTTCTGGGGGAGTAAGTCAGTGAAGGGGTGAGGCTGAGGGGGCGCGTCTCATCATCCTGGTCCTGCAGGTTCATCGGGCTGCGTCTGAAGTCAGTGTCCTTCGAGGACTCCCTGTTTGAGGAGTGTTACTTCGAAGACGTCACGTCCAGCAACACGTTCTTCCGTAACTGCACGTTCATCAACACCGTGTTCTATAACACTGGTAAGGTGGCCAGTGGGTGTCAGCTCAAGGACTGGAACCTGGATGAAGGGAGAAGGAGGCTTCCTCGTCCCCTAGCTCACAGTTCTCAAGCTGAGAGTCCCCTGGAGCCTTGGGGCTACTCACTGGCTACCCTCAGTGGTTGGGACATATAATGAACATTGGGTATTTGGATCGACTATCTGAGGAAAATGTCCCATTTCTTTACCTTTAGCtgtaattatgaaagttcagtgAGGTAATGTTAATGTAATTTTGAAGAGGGTAACTGGGTTATTGGGGAAAAGGAAGACAATAAAGGGATATTTAATAAGGCCAGCAGCAGGGCTCCTGTTTGTAGCCAGCTCAGGAGGACAAAAAGGACAAATAAGAGACAGAGACTAGTAAAGCCTCAGACACGCCATGCTTCTTGAGTACGGTCTGCTGAAAAGATTGCTAGTTCCCATGGTGATCTTATCTGATGCTTTGCAGCGAGTGCCAGGGGCTGAGCATCGAGCCCCCAACTGTTAACGTCCGCAAACGCAGCCGATCCCTAAGCCATAACCGCTTCGGTCTCACTGTCCGCTCTGTGTCTTGCCCTCCTAGACCTGTTTAAGTACAAGTTTGTGAACAGCCGTCTGGTGAACAGTACGTTCCTGCACAATAAGGAAGGGTGCCCACTAGATGTGACAGGGACGGGCGAGGGGGCCTACATGGTGTACTTCGTCAGCTTCTTGGGGACACTGGCTGTGCTTCCTGGAAACATCGTGTCTGCCCTGCTCATGGACAAGATTGGCAGGCTCAGGATGCTTGGTAAGGGGGTGAGGGCGGGGTGCCGGCTGATCAGCATCGAGGCCACTGCAGCCGTGGGAGAGATGGGCCAGAGAGCTTCCCCCTGTCATGTTTTGTTTAGGGGTGCTGCAAAATGGGGGTGGGCCTGGCATAGAAGTTACTCTAGGGGGTTAAAGAGAATGACAGGCAAGTAGATACAGACTTTGAGGTTATGGGTTCGAAATTCAGCTCCGCCACTTACCTTGGGGCAGGCTCTGCCCTGTGAGCTCTCCCCTGCAACATAGGAAATGAAGACAGCACCTCTCTCTGAGGGCCGATGCCTCAGAAAGGTCCATCTGAGTCGTCAAGTTACTTGTCTCTTAGTTGGTTGGAATGAACGGCTGCCGCTGTTACCGATATTAACAAACGCAGGCAGGGGTCGAGGTACCTTGGGAAACAGGCTAGCTGGTCCAAGCTGGGCCATGGCTGGGTTTCattgctctctcttctggccccagCCGGTTCCAGTGTGATGTCCTGTGTCTCCTGCTTCTTCCTGTCCTTTGGGAACAGCGAGTCAGCCATGATTGCTCTGCTCTGCCTTTTTGGGGGGGTCAGCATTGCATCCTGGAACGCGCTGGACGTGCTGACTGTTGAACTCTACCCCTCGGACAAGAGGTAGTTtggagtggggtggggcaggggaggaggtTTAGGAGCTACAGGAGGGGAGAAGTGGGGTGAAGTGGGGGGCTGAATGGGAGGACTATCGTTAGGGGTAGGACACACATCCCCGCTGAGTTTCCCCAGCATTGGGAGCTTTTGCACTTACTCCTTGTACTTCTGGCTACTGACCTCacgctcctgtctcctctctcttctcctggtTTGTCTGTATTCCCACCTGGtccccccacctctccacccttcctcccccctcctgaACACTGCCTGCCGTCTTTCCTCACTTCACTTTTTCACCTGcctgtcttccttctcctggGCCCTGACCGCCGTGTGGCTTGGCTCTGGGGCCTCCTGAGCAGGACCACGGCCTTTGGCTTCCTGAATGCTCTGTGCAAGCTggctgcagtgctggggatcagcaTCTTCACCTCCTTCGTGGGAATCACCAAGGCTGCTCCTATTCTCTTTGCCTCGGCTGCTCTTGCCCTTGGAAGCTCTCTGGCCCTGAAACTGCCTGAGACCCGGGGGCAGGTGCTGCAGTGAGGAGGGTCTCGGG is part of the Peromyscus eremicus chromosome 6, PerEre_H2_v1, whole genome shotgun sequence genome and encodes:
- the Sv2a gene encoding synaptic vesicle glycoprotein 2A isoform X1; amino-acid sequence: MEEGFRDRAAFIRGAKDIAKEVKKHAAKKVVKGLDRVQDEYSRRSYSRFEEEDDDDDFPAPADGYYRGEGAQDEEEGGASSDATEGHDEDDEIYEGEYQGIPRAESGGKGERMADGAPLAGVRGGLSDGEGPPGGRGEAQRRKDREELAQQYETILRECGHGRFQWTLYFVLGLALMADGVEVFVVGFVLPSAEKDMCLSDSNKGMLGLIVYLGMMVGAFLWGGLADRLGRRQCLLISLSVNSVFAFFSSFVQGYGTFLFCRLLSGVGIGGSIPIVFSYFSEFLAQEKRGEHLSWLCMFWMIGGVYAAAMAWAIIPHYGWSFQMGSAYQFHSWRVFVLVCAFPSVFAIGALTTQPESPRFFLENGKHDEAWMVLKQVHDTNMRAKGHPERVFSVTHIKTIHQEDELIEIQSDTGTWYQRWGVRALSLGGQVWGNFLSCFSPEYRRITLMMMGVWFTMSFSYYGLTVWFPDMIRHLQAVDYAARTKVFPGERVEHVTFNFTLENQIHRGGQYFNDKFIGLRLKSVSFEDSLFEECYFEDVTSSNTFFRNCTFINTVFYNTDLFKYKFVNSRLVNSTFLHNKEGCPLDVTGTGEGAYMVYFVSFLGTLAVLPGNIVSALLMDKIGRLRMLAGSSVMSCVSCFFLSFGNSESAMIALLCLFGGVSIASWNALDVLTVELYPSDKR
- the Sv2a gene encoding synaptic vesicle glycoprotein 2A isoform X2 — translated: MEEGFRDRAAFIRGAKDIAKEVKKHAAKKVVKGLDRVQDEYSRRSYSRFEEEDDDDDFPAPADGYYRGEGAQDEEEGGASSDATEGHDEDDEIYEGEYQGIPRAESGGKGERMADGAPLAGVRGGLSDGEGPPGGRGEAQRRKDREELAQQYETILRECGHGRFQWTLYFVLGLALMADGVEVFVVGFVLPSAEKDMCLSDSNKGMLGLIVYLGMMVGAFLWGGLADRLGRRQCLLISLSVNSVFAFFSSFVQGYGTFLFCRLLSGVGIGGSIPIVFSYFSEFLAQEKRGEHLSWLCMFWMIGGVYAAAMAWAIIPHYGWSFQMGSAYQFHSWRVFVLVCAFPSVFAIGALTTQPESPRFFLENGKHDEAWMVLKQVHDTNMRAKGHPERVFSVTHIKTIHQEDELIEIQSDTGTWYQRWGVRALSLGGQVWGNFLSCFSPEYRRITLMMMGVWFTMSFSYYGLTVWFPDMIRHLQAVDYAARTKVFPGERVEHVTFNFTLENQIHRGGQYFNDKFIGLRLKSVSFEDSLFEECYFEDVTSSNTFFRNCTFINTVFYNTDLFKYKFVNSRLVNSTFLHNKEGCPLDVTGTGEGAYMVYFVSFLGTLAVLPGNIVSALLMDKIGRLRMLAGSSVMSCVSCFFLSFGNSESAMIALLCLFGGVSIASWNALDVLTVELYPSDKRTTAFGFLNALCKLAAVLGISIFTSFVGITKAAPILFASAALALGSSLALKLPETRGQVLQ